A DNA window from Pyrus communis chromosome 3, drPyrComm1.1, whole genome shotgun sequence contains the following coding sequences:
- the LOC137727422 gene encoding probable leucine-rich repeat receptor-like serine/threonine-protein kinase At3g14840, whose protein sequence is MARFLIMLTLILCFSSSSTVKIEAQSQSDPKEVETLKEIAKQIGKKDWNFSIDPCINDTNWATPKSDNLPLYNNTVICNCSTPDGFCHVVNIFLMGQDLAGVVPPSIAKLPYLKKVDFSQNYLSGTIPREWASTKLEVLSINVNNLSGPIPGYLGYITSLKYMNLQNNMLSGTVPHELGRLVNLNNLILNENYLTGELPLSLTKLTELTELRISSNSFTGKIPDFFQSWKHLRKLEIQASGFQGPIPSSISVLSNLIELRISDLKSGDSKFPPLSRMIYMQRLMLRSCHLYGPIPAYMAAMTDLKILDLSFNRLEGNIPNMTALSNLQWIYLTSNSFTGSIPAWILTNTRTETDLSYNNFSQTSEPTTCREQLNLFKSFSGRNNSLSGGCLETVSCPKEDYSLHINCGGSKTTVGGIIFEDDRDLGGDAKFVPVRPNWGISSTGLFWDVEPTVYAYIANNMSILEMKNSELYTSARLSPLSLTYYARCLGNGNYTVKLHFAEIIIRGNKSYYSFGRRIFDVYIQEKLVWKDFDIEKEAHGVDRVVIKELKAVQVKDKTLLIQFHWSGKGTTTSPKRGTYGPLISAISVDSDFKPPLSSSKSKMPIVVGTAVGASVVCLIFLTLGILWWRCCPDSKTSREKALRGLDLQTGFFTFRQIKAATNNFDPKNKIGEGGFGSVYKGVLVDGTIIAVKQLSSKSKQGNREFVNEIGMISALRHPNLVRLFGCCIESNQLLLVYEYMENNSLAHTLFGPEEGPLRLDWPTREKICIDIARGLAFLHEESALKVVHRDIKTTNILLDQDLNAKISDFGLAKLDEEENTHISTRVAGTIGYMAPEYALWGYLTYKADVYSFGVVALEIVAGKNNMKYRRNENFVCLLDWALVLQQKGNLIELVDPRLGSDFDEEEVITMVKVALLCINPAPALRPTMSEVVSMLEGRTPVCESVMNPSMYSDELRLASLRKPFDPIAQQSTSETPSLVGSSDATLIHSSATTSSDLYKIGHSSSTFS, encoded by the exons ATGGCAAGATTTCTCATCATGCTCACGTTGATCCTTTGCTTCTCCTCATCATCAACAGTCAAAATTGAAGCACAGTCTCAATCTGATCCTAAAGAAG TGGAAACACTAAAGGAGATAGCTAAACAAATTGGGAAAAAAGACTGGAACTTCAGCATAGACCCATGCATCAATGACACAAATTGGGCTACACCAAAATCTGATAACTTGCCTCTCTACAACAACACTGTCATCTGCAACTGCTCCACGCCTGATGGTTTTTGCCATGTTGTCAACAT TTTTCTCATGGGGCAAGATCTTGCTGGTGTAGTTCCACCATCAATTGCAAAGTTACCCTACCTAAAGAAAGT TGATTTCTCCCAGAACTACCTCAGCGGTACCATACCGCGTGAATGGGCTTCTACGAAGTTGGAAGTTCT GTCCATTAATGTGAACAACTTATCGGGACCGATCCCTGGTTACTTGGGATACATTACCAGCCTaaaatatat GAACTTACAGAATAACATGTTGTCTGGAACTGTTCCTCATGAGCTTGGGAGACTGGTTAACTTGAACAATCT CATTCTGAATGAAAACTATCTCACGGGAGAGCTGCCTTTGTCTCTCACTAAGCTGACTGAGTTAACAGAACT TAGAATTAGCAGTAACAGCTTCACTGGAAAAATACCTGATTTTTTTCAAAGCTGGAAGCATCTTCGGAAACT AGAGATCCAAGCTAGTGGCTTCCAAGGTCCAATTCCATCGAGCATTTCCGTCTTAAGTAATTTAATAGAACT AAGGATCAGTGACCTAAAAAGTGGTGATTCAAAATTTCCACCCTTGAGTCGTATGATATATATGCAACGTTT AATGTTGAGGAGCTGTCACTTATATGGACCTATCCCTGCTTATATGGCAGCAATGACAGACTTGAAAATATT AGATCTCAGTTTCAATAGATTGGAAGGAAATATTCCAAATATGACAGCTCTGTCAAACTTGCAGTGGAT ATATCTCACAAGCAACTCTTTCACTGGGTCTATTCCAGCCTGGATCTTGACAAATACTAGAAC CGAGACAGATCTTTCTTACAATAATTTTTCTCAGACCTCCGAGCCAACTACTTGTAGAGAACAGTT GAACTTGTTCAAAAGCTTTTCTGGACGGAACAACTC ATTATCTGGAGGGTGCCTCGAAACTGTTTCGTGTCCAAAAG AGGACTACTCATTACATATTAACTGTGGAGGAAGTAAAACCACCGTTGGAGGAATTATATTCGAAGATGATCGAGACCTGGGGGGTGATGCAAAATTTGTTCCGGTGAGACCTAACTGGGGAATCAGCTCCACTGGATTGTTTTGGGATGTTGAACCCACGGTTTATGCCTACATAGCAAATAATATGTCCATACTTGAAATGAAAAACTCGGAGTTGTACACGAGCGCACGCCTATCGCCTCTTTCTCTCACATATTATGCACGCTGCCTGGGAAATGGAAATTATACCGTGAAACTCCACTTTGCAGAGATAATAATCAGAGGCAATAAATCATATTACAGTTTTGGAAGACGGAtatttgatgtctacattcag GAGAAACTAGTGTGGAAGGATTTTGACATAGAAAAGGAAGCACATGGGGTTGACAGGGTAGTCATTAAGGAACTTAAAGCAGTTCAGGTTAAGGATAAAACTTTACTGATCCAGTTTCATTGGTCAGGGAAAGGGACAACAACTTCCCCAAAGAGAGGAACATATGGTCCTCTTATATCAGCTATCTCTGTAGACTCTG ACTTCAAGCCTCCTCTCAGCAGTAGCAAAAGCAAGATGCCTATTGTGGTTGGAACTGCAGTTGGAGCTTCGGTTGTGTGCCTCATTTTCTTGACTTTAGGCATTCTTTGGTGGAGATGTTGTCCTGATAGCAAGACATCAAGGGAAAAAG CTCTAAGAGGGCTGGATCTGCAAACTGGTTTTTTCACCTTCAGGCAAATTAAAGCTGCCACTAATAACTTcgatccaaaaaacaaaattggagAAGGCGGTTTTGGGTCTGTCTACAAG GGTGTATTGGTGGATGGTACTATAATCGCGGTTAAACAActatcatcaaaatcaaagcaaGGAAACCGGGAGTTTGTGAATGAAATAGGCATGATATCTGCCTTGCGTCATCCAAATCTTGTTAGATTGTTTGGATGTTGTATTGAATCAAACCAATTATTGTTGGTATATGAATATATGGAAAATAATAGCCTGGCACATACTTTGTTCG GCCCAGAGGAAGGTCCATTAAGGCTGGATTGGCCTACGAGGGAGAAAATATGCATAGATATAGCGAGAGGTCTGGCTTTTTTGCATGAGGAGTCGGCACTGAAGGTTGTACATAGAGACATTAAAACTACAAATATACTGCTAGACCAAGACCTCAACGCAAAGATCTCCGACTTTGGTTTGGCCAAACTTGACGAAGAAGAGAACACCCACATTAGCACCAGAGTTGCTGGAACCAT AGGATACATGGCTCCGGAATATGCACTATGGGGTTATTTGACATATAAAGCAGATGTTTACAGCTTTGGTGTGGTTGCATTGGAAATTGTTGCTGGAAAGAACAACATGAAATATCGACGAAATGAGAACTTCGTATGCCTTCTGGATTGG GCTCTTGTATTACAACAAAAGGGGAACTTAATAGAGCTAGTGGACCCAAGGTTGGGGTCCGATTTCGATGAGGAAGAGGTGATTACAATGGTTAAGGTAGCTCTCTTATGCATCAATCCAGCACCAGCACTCAGGCCTACAATGTCTGAAGTAGTGAGCATGCTCGAAGGACGAACCCCAGTTTGTGAATCGGTCATGAACCCAAGTATGTACAGCGATGAACTGAGGTTAGCATCCTTGAGAAAACCATTTGATCCGATTGCACAGCAGAGTACAAGTGAAACTCCTAGCCTTGTTGGTTCATCAGATGCAACATTGATTCATTCTTCTGCTACTACGTCCTCAGATCTCTATAAAATTGGTCATAGTAGTAGCACATTTTCTTAG